The genomic interval GAGCATCATACAGCAATCAGAAAAAAGATGAAAGCAAGCTGGAAAAAATGGAACCGAAACAATTTCCcaatgttacatgttatgctaGAAAAGAACTCGAGAATATTAATGATTCTTATCCAATAAATATTAACATCACATGttatatgaataattattatccttatgaaaaaatatacatgCTTATTTATGATATACAAGATGCACCCATCTGTAAACTAGCTCAAAAAATTCTGCAAAGAGAATAGGTCATGCAATATTACCCTGATGAGCCTGTACTTGGGTTCatatttttttgcattctcAACGGAAtcataaatcaaaccaaaaccAGTTGATTTTCCACCTCCAAAGTGAGTCCGGAACTTGAAAACAAAGATCGAGTTTGGGTCTTTAACTTCATACATCCTTGACAGCTTCTCCTTCAGCTCAGCCTTTGTATAAGACAAAATGGAAACAGTACATTAACCAAAGTGGCCACTTTAGTtgcttttaaaatattaaaatttaaatacgtTTTCACATTTTTACTGCAGAAAAATGTCAAACCCGAAAAACCAGGACATAAAACTATATGGTATAACATATACAAGTTCTGAACGTGCTTGAATTCCAGAAAAATAGCACACTATCGAAATTCCCATTATTTTGTTAGCCaccaaattgtaaaaaaaaatccacttcaTAACGACAAAAACAATGGATAAAGCAATGTACTTGACTTGGGATTTACCTTGGAAACATTGGGTCTCCCTGGATGAAGAACATCAATtacctgcaacaaaaagaccaCAATATAAACAGAATTTTCAATTCCTACCCGGTTAAAAAAGGAgcacaagaaaataaacaacTTTCAAATCTTGATCTCTTAGTACAACGTTTGATAGCAGACAAAAAAAGCTAACAACGATCAATATAAGCCTCTCACAACCTTGCCAATTATTCTTACGCAATCAATCTAAATTCTACAACGACTTTCACGCATGGGTAATTGGTGGATAACACTTCCTCGTTTCTTATAACCTCACAACAATAAGAATTGAATATATAAGCCTTACTTATACTTCTCACAGTAAACCTTTGCAGCCGAGATAGCACTAGCGCTTTCTTTCCTTTAAAAGCCTCTCTCTTAAATTT from Juglans microcarpa x Juglans regia isolate MS1-56 chromosome 4S, Jm3101_v1.0, whole genome shotgun sequence carries:
- the LOC121262436 gene encoding 40S ribosomal protein S24-1 — its product is MADKAVTIRTRKFMTNRLLSRKQFVIDVLHPGRPNVSKAELKEKLSRMYEVKDPNSIFVFKFRTHFGGGKSTGFGLIYDSVENAKKYEPKYRLIRNGLDTKIEKSRKQLKERKNRAKKIRGVKKTKASDAAKGGKKK